The following coding sequences lie in one Microvirga sp. 17 mud 1-3 genomic window:
- a CDS encoding hydantoinase B/oxoprolinase family protein, which produces MDIITLETIWKRLIAVVDEGAAALVRTSFSTVVRDSYDFSVIITDRRGNSLVQASDSLPSFIGTLPRTVRSFLQKFPEETLVECDILITNDMFAGTGHLPDITVVRPLFYQGVLIGFAASTAHAPDIGGKIRSPEPREIFEEGLQIPLMKLAEAGVINQTLMAILRKNVRVPELVEGDLMAQLNTLALIDARINEVLGEYGLYNLEDFSMQVRARSEAAMRKAISELPDGTYRAELSTDGLTDQPIRLEVAVIVSGDCLHVDYTGSSPQVHKAINCAMNYTYSMTAYALKCILAPEIPNNDGFIAPIEVTAPEGSIVNPVFPASGGSRVLIGHFLPTLVFQALGEIVPEHIIAGSGSPIWCLNLASIDASGRPLTNLFFFNGGMGASAKRNGLDVMSWPGNISSTPSEVIEATAPLRVLEKSISRDSGGAGLFHGGRGQRIRFAYTGKPGAVVSFLSERTKIGAPGLSGGSAGAVGGLWINGKPIDPKAQHQIETGDVIDVLTPGGGGYGRAHAKAGEACGHRHILEI; this is translated from the coding sequence ATTCCTATGACTTTTCGGTGATCATCACCGATCGTCGCGGCAATTCACTGGTCCAGGCAAGCGATAGCTTGCCGTCCTTTATCGGCACCCTGCCGCGGACTGTCAGGTCATTCCTGCAGAAGTTCCCCGAGGAAACCCTGGTCGAATGCGATATCCTGATCACTAATGACATGTTCGCAGGCACCGGTCACCTGCCGGACATTACTGTGGTGCGCCCCCTGTTTTATCAAGGCGTGCTGATCGGCTTTGCGGCCTCGACGGCTCATGCCCCAGACATTGGAGGTAAGATCCGCTCACCGGAGCCAAGGGAGATCTTCGAGGAGGGTCTTCAGATCCCGCTGATGAAACTGGCTGAGGCCGGTGTCATCAACCAAACGCTGATGGCCATCCTGCGAAAGAATGTCCGGGTGCCCGAGCTAGTTGAGGGTGACCTGATGGCCCAGTTGAATACGCTTGCGCTGATTGACGCCCGCATCAACGAAGTGCTGGGCGAGTACGGACTCTATAACCTGGAGGATTTTTCCATGCAGGTTAGAGCCCGGTCCGAAGCTGCCATGCGCAAGGCGATCAGCGAGCTGCCTGATGGCACCTATCGTGCGGAGCTTTCGACAGACGGCCTAACGGATCAACCGATCAGGCTCGAGGTAGCCGTAATCGTTTCCGGCGATTGCCTGCATGTGGATTATACCGGCTCGTCGCCACAGGTTCACAAGGCCATCAACTGCGCCATGAACTACACCTATTCCATGACCGCCTATGCGTTGAAGTGTATCCTGGCGCCGGAAATCCCGAATAATGACGGCTTTATTGCGCCAATTGAAGTCACCGCGCCGGAAGGCTCAATCGTCAATCCGGTGTTCCCAGCGTCCGGCGGTTCGCGCGTTCTGATCGGGCATTTCCTGCCGACCCTGGTCTTCCAGGCGCTCGGCGAAATCGTGCCAGAGCACATCATCGCTGGTTCCGGTTCACCGATCTGGTGCCTAAATCTGGCTTCTATCGACGCATCTGGGCGGCCCTTGACCAATCTGTTCTTCTTCAATGGAGGCATGGGCGCTTCAGCCAAGCGCAATGGCCTCGACGTGATGAGTTGGCCTGGAAACATTTCCTCGACGCCAAGCGAAGTCATCGAGGCGACGGCGCCACTACGAGTGCTGGAGAAATCGATCTCGCGCGACAGCGGCGGAGCGGGCCTGTTCCATGGTGGAAGAGGCCAACGTATCCGCTTTGCCTATACCGGTAAGCCTGGAGCCGTCGTTAGCTTCCTGTCTGAACGCACGAAAATCGGCGCGCCCGGGTTGTCCGGAGGCAGCGCTGGCGCTGTCGGTGGGCTCTGGATTAATGGCAAGCCAATTGATCCCAAGGCGCAGCACCAGATTGAAACGGGTGACGTCATCGATGTGTTAACACCAGGCGGCGGTGGCTATGGACGAGCACATGCGAAAGCGGGTGAGGCTTGCGGGCACCGACATATCTTGGAAATATAG
- a CDS encoding rhodanese family protein, with the protein MSLPVLTPAEAKLRLDQGAVLVDIRETDEHAREKIPGAHLMALSRLDEANLGQWDGKPMIFHCKSGARTKANVGRLSAKVGGACEAFIIDGGIDAWKTAGLPVTVDRRQPLELQRQVQIGAGSMAFLGTLLGVLVSSWFLFVPALVGAGLMVAGITGFCGMARILIKAPWNRRVYAPTQKASMA; encoded by the coding sequence ATGTCCCTTCCCGTCCTCACACCTGCCGAAGCCAAGCTTAGGCTCGACCAGGGCGCCGTTCTCGTCGACATTCGCGAGACGGACGAACACGCTCGTGAGAAGATTCCCGGCGCCCACCTGATGGCCCTATCCCGCCTGGACGAGGCCAACCTGGGCCAATGGGACGGGAAACCCATGATCTTCCACTGCAAGAGCGGAGCCCGCACCAAAGCCAATGTCGGCCGTCTGTCAGCCAAGGTTGGCGGCGCCTGCGAGGCCTTTATCATTGACGGAGGCATCGACGCCTGGAAGACGGCCGGCCTGCCCGTCACGGTCGATCGCCGCCAACCGCTGGAGTTGCAGCGCCAGGTGCAGATCGGGGCCGGCAGCATGGCGTTCCTCGGAACCCTCCTGGGCGTTCTGGTGTCGTCCTGGTTCCTCTTCGTTCCGGCTTTGGTGGGCGCGGGTCTGATGGTGGCCGGCATCACCGGGTTCTGTGGCATGGCACGGATCCTGATAAAGGCCCCCTGGAACCGGAGGGTCTACGCTCCGACCCAGAAGGCTTCCATGGCCTAA